A genomic region of Aureimonas populi contains the following coding sequences:
- a CDS encoding polysaccharide biosynthesis/export family protein, with protein sequence MPNRDIAGTIAALMALATVLTAATASAQEQYRLGPMDIVRLRVSEWQTSTGTFRDWSSVSGEYSVGADGTVSVPFVGEIRADGRTTAELAKTVGDGLQQRFGLADRPDAAVEIGTYRPIYVVGDVQNPGAHPFAPDLSVVKAISLSGGQRRGPDAGMRVERDVMRARGELDVLTVENHRLIMRRLRLQAELDGSDTLEMPEELAGIPRADALLADEQAIMQANRERIELQNRSLNDLKVLLASEVEALAGKRETVERQVTLTRADLENVGSLASRGLVVNTRVSDLERRLAEYESQLLDIDTASLRARQDISRADQDLIRLQNDRRAELTVEKRATDAELEANDPERRTQRALIEEALLFAPTAGSMNDPSRYSYTIVRTVNGEPAEFSALETTPLRPGDVVKVTYTPPVDAF encoded by the coding sequence ATGCCAAACCGCGATATCGCGGGCACTATCGCAGCACTCATGGCGCTGGCGACCGTTCTGACGGCTGCAACCGCCTCGGCGCAGGAGCAGTATCGGCTCGGCCCCATGGATATCGTGCGCCTGCGCGTATCCGAGTGGCAGACGTCGACCGGGACGTTCCGCGACTGGTCGTCCGTGAGCGGCGAGTATTCGGTCGGCGCCGACGGCACAGTCTCTGTGCCGTTCGTCGGGGAGATCCGGGCCGACGGCCGCACGACGGCGGAACTGGCAAAGACGGTCGGCGACGGTCTCCAGCAGCGCTTCGGCCTTGCGGACAGGCCGGATGCGGCCGTCGAGATCGGCACCTATCGCCCCATCTACGTGGTGGGAGACGTGCAAAACCCGGGCGCCCACCCGTTCGCGCCCGACCTCTCCGTGGTCAAGGCCATCAGCCTTTCGGGCGGCCAGCGCCGGGGCCCGGATGCAGGCATGCGGGTAGAGCGCGACGTGATGCGCGCGCGCGGCGAACTCGACGTCCTGACCGTGGAGAACCACCGGCTGATCATGCGGCGGCTTCGCCTGCAGGCCGAGCTCGACGGAAGCGACACGCTGGAGATGCCGGAAGAACTGGCCGGCATCCCTCGCGCCGACGCCCTTCTGGCCGACGAGCAGGCGATCATGCAGGCGAACCGCGAAAGGATCGAGCTCCAGAACCGTTCGCTGAACGATCTGAAAGTGCTGCTCGCCAGCGAGGTGGAAGCGCTCGCGGGCAAACGTGAGACGGTGGAGCGGCAGGTTACGCTGACCCGCGCCGATCTGGAAAATGTCGGTTCGCTGGCCTCCCGGGGCCTTGTCGTCAACACCCGCGTGTCGGACCTCGAACGGCGCCTCGCCGAATATGAAAGCCAGTTGCTCGATATCGACACGGCTTCCTTGCGCGCACGCCAGGACATCAGCCGCGCCGACCAGGATCTGATCCGCCTGCAGAACGACCGCAGGGCGGAGCTGACGGTGGAAAAGCGCGCGACCGACGCCGAGCTGGAGGCGAATGATCCGGAGCGGCGCACCCAGCGCGCGCTGATCGAGGAGGCGCTGCTCTTTGCTCCGACGGCCGGCAGCATGAACGATCCCTCGCGCTACTCCTACACGATCGTGCGCACCGTGAACGGCGAACCGGCCGAGTTCTCCGCGCTGGAGACGACGCCCCTGCGGCCCGGCGATGTCGTGAAAGTCACCTATACACCGCCGGTCGACGCATTCTAG
- a CDS encoding O-antigen ligase family protein: MRIARSSLFDPTSNGLYAATAVALSLFVFAYSSRFGPVAILVYYGLWLPLIALDPRAIIGRARDLVVPGIFVLVLVSSTLWSAAPGVSLRGSVQFATHALCILVAARVVSLRSLTRGVLVGTAIVTVYSLIFGYSAYDAMDGSYTFVGAFGSKNQLGLYCSLGIFFAMLSVFVMREPLLIRAGSVLLAALFALVLDASRSATSSIALAVAIMVFLALIALLRFGPMFRMFVVVLLLPASALVALAAYRLGAVELILAAFGKDPTLTGRTYLWEIGLQSFYQMPLAGIGYLAYWVPGFPEAEMLWAEFFITARTGFHFHNTIIQALVDVGIVGTVPLVIIVLSTLYRSLKGSVSRRSTADACLFALMVMFTIRSFSEVDFFYQYSLGSFILLYSYIKLGSAGSARQPVEHRRPYAPAAPAPLGRLSPSSS; encoded by the coding sequence ATGCGTATCGCCCGCAGCTCCCTCTTCGACCCGACGAGCAATGGCCTTTACGCGGCGACGGCCGTTGCGCTCTCGCTCTTCGTCTTCGCCTATTCGAGCCGGTTCGGGCCGGTCGCCATCCTGGTCTATTACGGGCTCTGGCTGCCGCTCATCGCTCTCGATCCGCGCGCGATCATCGGTCGGGCGCGAGACCTCGTCGTGCCGGGCATCTTCGTGCTCGTGCTCGTCAGCTCGACCCTGTGGTCGGCGGCGCCGGGCGTCAGCCTGCGCGGTTCCGTCCAGTTCGCCACACATGCGCTCTGCATCCTCGTCGCCGCCCGCGTCGTCAGCCTGCGCTCGCTGACGCGCGGCGTCCTCGTCGGCACGGCCATCGTCACGGTCTATTCGCTCATCTTCGGCTATTCGGCCTACGACGCGATGGACGGCAGCTACACCTTCGTGGGCGCCTTCGGCTCGAAAAACCAGCTCGGCCTCTACTGCTCGCTCGGCATCTTCTTCGCCATGCTCTCGGTCTTCGTGATGCGCGAGCCGCTGCTCATCCGCGCGGGCTCCGTGCTGCTGGCAGCCCTGTTCGCCCTGGTCCTCGATGCGAGCCGCTCGGCCACGTCCTCGATTGCACTTGCGGTGGCGATCATGGTCTTCCTGGCCTTGATCGCGCTCTTGCGGTTCGGCCCCATGTTTCGCATGTTCGTCGTCGTGCTCCTGCTGCCGGCGAGCGCCCTCGTGGCCTTGGCGGCCTACCGGCTGGGCGCGGTGGAGCTGATCCTGGCCGCCTTCGGGAAGGACCCGACTCTCACCGGCCGCACCTATCTCTGGGAGATCGGCCTTCAGTCCTTCTACCAGATGCCTCTCGCGGGCATCGGATATCTGGCCTACTGGGTTCCCGGCTTCCCGGAAGCGGAAATGCTGTGGGCGGAATTCTTCATCACCGCCCGCACCGGCTTCCATTTCCACAACACCATCATCCAGGCGCTGGTGGATGTGGGGATCGTCGGAACGGTGCCGCTGGTGATCATCGTGCTCTCCACGCTCTACCGGTCGCTGAAAGGCAGCGTCTCGCGCCGCAGCACGGCGGATGCCTGCCTCTTCGCGCTCATGGTCATGTTCACCATACGCTCCTTCTCCGAGGTGGACTTCTTCTACCAATACTCGCTCGGCTCGTTCATCCTCCTCTACTCCTACATCAAGCTCGGCTCGGCCGGTTCCGCGCGCCAGCCGGTCGAGCACCGCCGGCCCTACGCGCCGGCGGCGCCGGCCCCTTTGGGAAGGCTGTCGCCTTCTTCTTCGTGA
- a CDS encoding glycosyltransferase has protein sequence MQTPENGKTILLFFRKAGPSDKRSFSRIAKDAIRPIYKRLVNGQSQTGFDVSFTMLVEALRSTGHDVRVNDYETAERHPDYPVGLVGSTALLDGWTLPNPALLGPSLHDHPGMARDLFADGRFRKLLVLSDWTMDLYESHYPGRCIKWFAGFDIDEWPDRAKRPKTIDFILYDKIRWAQHVAQPLFVQPILAALESRGLSVRVLRYGKHHHSRYLQSLDEARALLFLCEHETQGLAYQEALASNIPVLAWDRGFWGDPIWEWFGDRVKASSVPYFSPDCGMTFAKLDEFDETLDAFMSRIADFAPRRFVAERLSREESARIYRDAYFGIA, from the coding sequence TTGCAGACCCCTGAGAACGGCAAGACCATACTTCTCTTCTTCCGCAAGGCGGGGCCGAGCGACAAGCGCAGTTTCAGCCGCATCGCCAAGGACGCCATCCGGCCGATCTACAAGCGGCTGGTGAACGGCCAGAGCCAGACGGGCTTCGACGTCTCCTTCACCATGCTGGTGGAAGCGCTTCGATCGACCGGCCACGACGTTCGCGTGAACGATTACGAGACGGCGGAACGACACCCGGACTATCCCGTCGGGCTCGTCGGCTCCACGGCGCTGCTCGATGGATGGACCCTGCCCAATCCCGCCCTTCTCGGCCCCTCGCTGCACGATCACCCCGGCATGGCTCGCGACCTGTTCGCCGATGGGCGATTCCGCAAGCTGCTCGTCCTCTCCGACTGGACGATGGATCTCTACGAGAGCCATTATCCCGGCCGGTGCATCAAATGGTTCGCGGGCTTCGACATCGACGAGTGGCCGGACCGGGCCAAGCGCCCGAAGACGATCGACTTCATCCTCTACGACAAGATCCGGTGGGCGCAGCATGTCGCGCAACCGCTCTTCGTGCAGCCCATCCTCGCGGCGCTGGAAAGCCGGGGCCTCTCGGTCAGGGTCCTGCGATACGGCAAGCATCATCACTCGCGCTATCTCCAGAGCCTCGACGAGGCCCGCGCCCTGCTGTTCCTCTGCGAACACGAGACGCAGGGGCTCGCCTATCAGGAGGCGCTCGCCTCCAACATACCCGTGCTCGCCTGGGATCGCGGCTTCTGGGGCGATCCGATCTGGGAGTGGTTCGGCGACCGGGTGAAGGCGTCCTCGGTTCCTTATTTCTCGCCCGATTGCGGCATGACCTTTGCCAAGCTGGACGAGTTCGACGAGACGCTCGACGCCTTCATGAGCCGCATCGCCGATTTCGCGCCCCGACGCTTCGTGGCAGAGCGACTCAGCCGCGAGGAGAGCGCCCGCATCTACCGGGATGCCTATTTCGGCATCGCATGA
- a CDS encoding glycosyltransferase, with protein MKILLATAHPYIPEIAGGAQSSTHDLASEFVHRGHEVSVLSGLIGIGWRGLRSRLALKLGPKKYVVDAGPGYPVYRAWFAWDVAAEVAERVGAEAIVLQSGFPVRMAKALEGVSGALSIYLRNVELEDLGGDLRELEGVSYIANSSFTATRFNEMFGIHPKVVYPLIRRENYETETSRENVTFINPHPHKGLDVALSIAERCPEIPFVFVEAWTLEPDEKSYLMKHLARLPNVTLRPPTRDMKSVYGKARIVLAPSQWEEAFGRIAVEAHFSGIPLVASRCGGLPEAVGPGGILLDPKAPAELWAEAVKRLWHDHDFYEETSKAARLYSHRPEMNRADQIDALLSVFGRQDGARAPV; from the coding sequence ATGAAAATCCTGCTGGCGACGGCGCATCCTTATATTCCCGAGATCGCCGGAGGCGCGCAGTCGAGCACGCACGACCTGGCGAGCGAATTCGTCCATCGCGGCCATGAGGTCAGCGTCCTTTCCGGGCTGATCGGAATCGGATGGCGCGGGCTGCGAAGCCGCCTGGCGCTGAAGCTCGGCCCGAAGAAATATGTCGTCGACGCGGGGCCGGGATACCCCGTGTACCGGGCGTGGTTCGCCTGGGACGTGGCGGCGGAGGTGGCCGAGCGCGTGGGCGCGGAGGCCATCGTGCTCCAGTCGGGCTTTCCGGTGAGGATGGCAAAAGCGCTGGAAGGGGTGAGCGGCGCCCTCTCCATCTACCTGCGCAATGTGGAGCTGGAAGACCTCGGGGGTGATCTGCGCGAGCTGGAGGGCGTCTCCTACATCGCCAACTCGAGCTTCACGGCCACGCGTTTCAACGAGATGTTCGGCATCCACCCGAAGGTGGTCTACCCGCTGATCCGGCGCGAGAACTACGAGACCGAAACGAGCCGCGAGAACGTCACCTTCATCAACCCGCATCCGCACAAAGGCCTCGACGTGGCGCTCTCGATCGCCGAACGCTGCCCGGAAATTCCTTTCGTCTTCGTGGAGGCATGGACCCTGGAGCCGGACGAGAAGAGCTATCTGATGAAGCATCTCGCCCGGTTGCCGAACGTCACCCTCAGGCCACCGACGCGCGACATGAAATCCGTCTACGGGAAGGCAAGGATCGTGCTGGCGCCGAGCCAGTGGGAGGAGGCGTTCGGGCGCATTGCGGTGGAGGCGCATTTCAGCGGCATTCCGCTCGTCGCCTCGCGCTGCGGCGGGCTGCCTGAAGCAGTCGGCCCGGGCGGCATCCTGCTCGATCCCAAGGCGCCGGCCGAGCTGTGGGCCGAGGCCGTCAAGCGCCTGTGGCACGACCATGACTTCTACGAGGAGACGTCCAAGGCGGCACGGCTCTATTCGCACCGCCCGGAGATGAACAGGGCCGACCAGATCGACGCCCTGCTTTCCGTCTTCGGCCGGCAGGATGGCGCGCGAGCGCCCGTTTGA